A DNA window from Impatiens glandulifera chromosome 7, dImpGla2.1, whole genome shotgun sequence contains the following coding sequences:
- the LOC124909663 gene encoding UDP-glucosyltransferase 29-like, with product MKTFGELEGKYIEYGSNLLGKKIVPTGPLAQEHGDSEDNSEIMEWLNKKEASSTVFVSFGTESFLSREEIEEVAKGLELSMVNFIWVLRFSFEEEEKISIEEALPNGFLERVGDRGLVVEKWAPQARILMHPNVGGFVSHCGWGSIMEAMTFGIPIVAIPMNLDQPVNARLVEEIGVGLEINRDENGGLSGEEIAEFIREVIVGDEDGKKIRDNTREMKHKIKSKGEEDMDCVVEDLYKLHKKNIHEKNMD from the coding sequence ATGAAGACGTTTGGAGAATTGGAAGGGAAATACATAGAGTACGGATCAAACCTACTTGGAAAAAAGATAGTCCCCACGGGTCCTCTGGCTCAAGAACACGGAGACTCGGAAGATAACAGCGAGATCATGGAGTGGCTTAACAAGAAAGAGGCATCTTCAACAGTTTTCGTATCATTTGGAACAGAGTCCTTTTTGTCTAGAGAAGAAATAGAGGAAGTAGCAAAAGGGTTGGAGCTAAGTATGGTGAATTTCATTTGGGTGCTTAGATTTTCCtttgaggaggaggagaagatttCAATTGAAGAAGCACTGCCCAATGGCTTTCTTGAGAGGGTGGGAGATAGAGGTCTTGTAGTTGAGAAATGGGCTCCGCAAGCTAGAATCTTGATGCACCCAAATGTTGGAGGATTTGTAAGCCATTGTGGGTGGGGTTCTATAATGGAGGCCATGACATTTGGAATTCCAATTGTGGCTATACCCATGAACTTAGACCAACCAGTGAATGCGAGGTTAGTGGAGGAGATCGGTGTGGGGTTGGAAATAAATAGAGATGAGAATGGAGGGTTGAGCGGGGAAGAGATTGCAGAGTTTATAAGGGAAGTCATAGTTGGTGATGAAGATGGGAAGAAGATTAGGGACAATACAAGAGAAATGAAACACAAAATCAAAAGTAAAGGAGAAGAAGATATGGATTGTGTTGTGGAAGACTTGTACAAgcttcacaagaagaatattcATGAAAAAAACATGGATTAA